The DNA region TTTTACTGTGATTATTCGAAATTGAGTCCGGCAAAATCGATATGTCTCTCGCTCATTCAAATAATGAGAGACAACTTTGGTGATTTGAACATCAACTCGAAACTCCTTCGGGTTGTATGGTTAAGTGACTAAGCGTACACGGTGGATGCCTTGGCAGTCAGAGGCGATGAAGGACGTATTAACTTGCGATAAGCCCAGATTAGGTAGTAAAAACCACTTGAGTCTGGGATTTCCGAATGGGGAAACCCACTAGCATAAGCTAGTATCGCTGCGTGAATACATAGCGCAGCGAGGCGAACCGGGGGAACTGAAACATCTAAGTACCCCGAGGAAAAGAAATCAACCGAGATTCCGAAAGTAGCGGCGAGCGAAATTGGACTAGCCCTTAAGCTTTATATGCGTTAGACGAACGGTCTGGAAAGTCCGGCAATAAAGGGTGATAGCCCCGTAGTTGACAACGCACATTCAGTGAAATCGAGTAGGGCGGGACACGTGATATCCTGTCTGAATATGGGGGGACCATCCTCCAAGGCTAAATACTACTGACTGACCGATAGTGAACCAGTACCGTGAGGGAAAGGCGAAAAGAACCCCTGTGAGGGGAGTGAAATAGAACCTGAAACCGTGTACGTACAAGCAGTAGGAGCACCTTCGTGGTGTGACTGCGTACCTTTTGTATAATGGGTCAGCGACTTATATTCAGTGGCAAGGTTAACCATCTAGGGGAGCCGTAGCGAAAGCGAGTGTTAACTGCGCGACTTAGTCGCTGGATATAGACCCGAAACCAGGTGATCTAGCCATGGGCAGGTTGAAGATTGAGTAACATCAATTGGAGGACCGAACCGACTAATGTTGAAAAATTAGCGGATGACTTGTGGCTAGGGGTGAAAGGCCAATCAAACCTGGAGATAGCTGGTTCTCCCCGAAAGCTATTTAGGTAGCGCCTCGGACGAATACTACTGGGGGTAGAGCACTGTTAAGGCTAGGGGGTCATCCCGACTTACCAACCCTTTGCAAACTCCGAATACCAGTAAGTACTATCCGGGAGACACACGGCGGGTGCTAACGTCCGTCGTGGAGAGGGAAACAACCCAGACCGCCAGCTAAGGTCCCAAATTATTACTAAGTGGGAAACGATGTGGGAAGGCTCAGACAGCCAGGATGTTGGCTTAGAAGCAGCCATCATTTAAAGAAAGCGTAATAGCTCACTGGTCGAGTCGGCCTGCGCGGAAGATGTAACGGGGCTAAGTAATAAACCGAAGCTGCGGCAATGAAGTTTACTTCATTGGGTAGGGGAGCGTTCTGTAAGCCGTTGAAGGTGTGTTGTAAAGCATGCTGGAGGTATCAGAAGTGCGAATGCTGACATGAGTAACGATAAAGGGGGTGAAAAACCTCCTCGCCGGAAGACCAAGGGTTCCTGTCCAACGTTAATCGGGGCAGGGTAAGTCGACCCCTAAGGCGAGGCCGAAAGGCGTAGTCGATGGGAAACGGGTTAATATTCCCGTACTTCTTACAATTGCGATGGGGGGACGGAGAAGGCTAGGTGGGCCTGGCGACGGTTGTCCAGGTTCAAGTGCGTAGGCTGAAGAGTTAGGTAAATCCGGCTCTTTTTAAGGCTGAGACACGACGTCGAGCTACTACGGTAGTGAAGTCATTGATGCCATGCTTCCAGGAAAAGCCTCTAAGCTTCAGATTGTAAGGAATCGTACCCCAAACCGACACAGGTGGTCGGGTAGAGAATACCAAGGCGCTTGAGAGAACTCGGGTGAAGGAACTAGGCAAAATGGTACCGTAACTTCGGGAGAAGGTACGCTCTTGATGGTGAAGTCCCTTGCGGATGGAGCTGACGAGAGTCGCAGATACCAGGTGGCTGCAACTGTTTATTAAAAACACAGCACTGTGCAAAATCGTAAGATGACGTATACGGTGTGACGCCTGCCCGGTGCCGGAAGGTTAATTGATGGGGTTAGACTTCGGTCGAAGCTCTTGATCGAAGCCCCGGTAAACGGCGGCCGTAACTATAACGGTCCTAAGGTAGCGAAATTCCTTGTCGGGTAAGTTCCGACCTGCACGAATGGCGTAATGATGGCCACGCTGTCTCCACCCGAGACTCAGTGAAATTGAAATCGCTGTGAAGATGCAGTGTACCCGCGGCTAGACGGAAAGACCCCGTGAACCTTTACTACAGCTTGGCACTGAACATTGACCCTACATGTGTAGGATAGGTGGGAGGCTTTGAAGCACAGTCGCTAGATTGTGTGGAGCCGTCCTTGAAATACCACCCTTGTAGTGTTGATGTTCTAACGTCGACCCCTAATCGGGGTTGCGGACAGTGCCTGGTGGGTAGTTTGACTGGGGCGGTCTCCTCCCAAAGAGTAACGGAGGAGCACGAAGGTGGGCTAATCACGGTTGGACATCGTGAGGTTAGTGCAATGGCATAAGCCCGCTTGACTGCGAGAATGACAATTCGAGCAGGTGCGAAAGCAGGTCATAGTGATCCGGTGGTTCTGTATGGAAGGGCCATCGCTCAACGGATAAAAGGTACTCCGGGGATAACAGGCTGATACCGCCCAAGAGTTCATATCGACGGCGGTGTTTGGCACCTCGATGTCGGCTCATCACATCCTGGGGCTGAAGTCGGTCCCAAGGGTATGGCTGTTCGCCATTTAAAGTGGTACGCGAGCTGGGTTTAGAACGTCGTGAGACAGTTCGGTCCCTATCTGCCGTGGGCGTTGGAAGATTGAAGGGGGCTGCTCCTAGTACGAGAGGACCGGAGTGGACGAACCTCTGGTGTTCGGGTTGTGTCGCCAGACGCATTGCCCGGTAGCTAAGTTCGGAATCGATAACCGCTGAAAGCATCTAAGCGGGAAGCGAGCCCTGAGATGAGTCTTCCCTGATACTTTAAGTATCCTAAAGGGTTGTTCGAGACTAGAACGTTGATAGGCAGGGTGTGTAAGCGTTGTGAGGCGTTGAGCTAACCTGTACTAATTGCCCGTGAGGCTTAACCATACAACACCCAAGGGGTTTTGATGGACTCAATACAAGAACGATTGAATGTGTAAGTAGAACTTAAAACAGCTTTCCGGATTAAAGAATTTGCTTGGCGACCATAGCGATTTGGACCCACCTGACTTCCATTCCGAACTCAGAAGTGAAACGAATTAGCGCCGATGGTAGTGTGGGGTTTCCCCATGTGAGAGTAGGACATCGCCAGGCTTTAAATTTAGACTTAAATGTCTAACCAGTGCGGAGCGGTAGTTCAGTTGGTTAGAATACCGGCCTGTCACGCCGGGGGTCGCGGGTTCGAGTCCCGTCCGCTCCGCCACTTATTTAGAAAGCCTTGCTCAATGCAAGGTTTTGTCGAATCTACAATTTGTAGAATTTAGGGGTGTAGCTCCAATTGGCAGAGCAGCGGATTCCAAATCCGCGTGTTGGGAGTTCGAATCTCTCCACCCCTGCCAGATTGAAAGCCTCAGCAGAAATGCTGGGGCTTTTTTACGTCTTGAATCGATGAAAAGATTCATCTCCCTGATCTCCGCATAAATTTCCTATCATACCAATCTGGAAAATTAACTGGTCAGATTAATCCATTCTCTTCTGCACATATCTGTCACCCTATCAGTACTTTCCAAGAACCGAACCCATGCGCTGCACACCTTGTCTACAATATCGTTGTAGTTCGTAAAGGTCTGGTTCGCTAAATAGTGTTGTCGCAGTCAACTCCATACTTGTTCTATTGGGTTCAACTCTGGTGAATAGGGTGGGAGCTTGATGATACTCACATTGTTAAATTGCTCGGCAATGTCATCTGTATGCCATCCAGCCCTATCCATGATCACGACAGCATGACGGCCATACTCTGTTACTTGAGAGATTTGATTAAGGTGCTGGATCATAATTTCTTTATTTACCCAAGGTACGACGATGGCTTCCCCTATTCCTCTTCTTGGACAGACAGAACCGAATAAGTAAGCATACTCAAATTGCTGTTGCTTCACCGCTCGGGGTCTTGTGCCACGCTCTGCCCATAAGCGAGTAGTTGTATTTTGTTGTCCAAATCTCGCTTCGTCTTGAAACCAGACATCGACCGCCTCAAGGCTTATGTGACCTGGGATCTTGAGGATCGTTTCAGTTTTGAATCTTTTAAAATCGTCTTGGAGCTGTTGAGATTGAGAAGGGTGTTTGGAGCGTGACGTTATCCAAGAAAAGCCCATACGATTGAGCAAGTAATAGATAGAATCTGGGTGGTAATGCTTGCCAAACTCTTTGATGATGTAGGCGTGAATGTCACTACCAGTTAATCTTCCTACAGAAGGTTCGGAAGCTCGCCTCTTAATATATAGGCTTAACTGTTCACGTTGTTTTGGGGTAAGAAACGTAGGTCTTCCTGTTCTTGGTTTTTCTTGTAAGCCTTCAAGTCCTTCCTCCAGAAAGGTCTGAACCCATTTATTTACGCTAGTGCGACTTACCTTTAAGTACTTGGCAATCTGTGTTCGAGATTGTCCTTCTTTAAAGTGTGCTAGAGCGAGTAGACGCATCTTCATCTGAATAGACTTTTGCTGGCTAGCGAGCTTTTTAAAGTTGATGTTACTGAAGCTATCCCTAGTATTCTCGAACAAGAAGTTATAAAGCTAATTAGATCATATTCTTACTTAGATTGGTATTAGCCAAACACTAGCTCCTAAACTAGCTTTCTTCACTATCTGTCATTACAGGAGAAACCTTGTGTTAAGCATACTCAAAAATTCGAGCTATCCGCCCCTATAATAGCGATAGCAGTTCACACTTTTTCATTGTTCAATTCCGAACAAAACCTTCTAGAACATCTAGCCAACTCTCTAAAGTGCCTATAAAGGTTATCAAGCCTGCTTCTCGTTACCCCTATTGATACAGGGCTTCTGTTAACAGAAGTACGTTTCTATTCGCTACTGTATTCAATGTGAGTTAGCGCTTTTAAGCGCCCTTTAATACTTACTGCCGATTAACATGACTGCTTTGCAGAAAATGATTGAAGTAGTTTCAAGTGGTTCTTAATGAGATGAGGAAGTGCAGTTGGGAATGAACGACAAAAGCCTCGGTGATGGTGCGTCGTTGGTTTTAGGTGGTAGAGGGAGGTTAGCGTTGGAACTATGAAGGGGCTTGATAAATTGCAGGTAATAAAAAAGCCGACAGTAATAAACTGTCGGCTTTCTAACTTCTGAACCGCTTAGTTATTTTGAACTAGCGTTAGGGCTTTGCGAGAGACTTCGTGAGCCGCTTTAGTTAAGTTTTGCTTCTCTAGTGTGTCTGCTAGGTAAGCATAGTCAGAAACGTCTGAGCGAAGCTTTAGCGCAACCTCGAAATGTTCTTGTGCTTCTTGCCATTTCTCTTGGCGGAAGAAGAAGTGTGCCAATGCACTTTGTGCTGCTGCGTTTTCTGGTTCACGTTTCAAGACACCTTCAAGGAAAACAATCACCGGGTGGCTATCTGGTAGGTTTAGCTCTGGCAGTAATTGGTATAGATCCGGTGTTGGGCTCTTCTTCAAAGCTTCTTTGATCACAGTGAAGGCTTCGGTATCTGCTTTGCGGGAGATTAGCTCGTGAGCAAAACAACCGATCAGGTGAGCGTCTTGTTTTACCTTACGTGGCAGACTGTTCCAGTGTGAGATAAGACCTTCGCTACCTTGTTGCTGAGCCACTTCGTGTAGCAAACCACATTGAGCTTTCTGAATTAGCTCTGCTTGCTCTTCTTCTGTGATCAGTTTGGCTTTACTTAGCTGAGGCATCAGATCGATCAGTGATTGCCATAGCTTAAGCTGCATGTAAGTGGTTTTTTGCAGGTTAAGAACAATCGAGTTATTCGCGTACTGACCTTTTAATGCTTGTAACGTATCGAATGCAGACTCGAACTCGTTATCACGAATGAACTGTTTCGCGCGAGTCAACTCTACTGCTAAGTGCGCATTCTCTTGTTGGCTTGCTAGCTCTAGGTACTGGTCACGCTTCGTTTTGTCACCTTGCCCCTGCGCGGCTTCTGACGCCACTAGGTAGCAAAGCAACGGCATGTCGTGATGGTTTGCCCAGCGTGTCACTTTCTTCTCGGCACCTTTCCAGTCACCTTCAAGTAGCTTGATGATGCCCTCGTTGGTGTAACGACGAGAACGACGCATTTTACGGACGCTAAAGTAGTTCCAAGTGCTCGAGCTTGCGTAAACCAGTTTCTTGACGACATACTCCAATAGGAACAATGCAGCCAGTGCGGCAATCACAAAAATCACTAGGGTAGTGACACTCATCTCAATGGTTTTATTGGCAATTGAGATCAGGACATAACCTTGCTGGCCTGAGAACTGAGTACCAACAAATAAGCCAGCCCCAAGAACAACAAATAGGAAAATAAGACGAACCATTACTTATCCTCCGTACCTGTCATTGTGGTTACTTCACGACGTAGGCGCTCGCGAATCACATCTGATAGCTGATTTTGACTCTCCAGTTTCGCTGGGTATTCAACTTCGATGTCTTGTTTACTCAACTGGCTCAATGATTTGTTGAACTCTTTAACTGAATTATCATCTTGGTTGAAGAATGCCATTGCCCATTTGTCCGCGGTTTCCAAAGAGGTGGTGTATATTTCCCCTTGTTCTTGGTAAACCGATTTAATCGCTGTTTCGATCTTGGCTTTGATGTTCTCTTTCAAGTAGAAGTGTTGTTGTGGTGAGAGCAATGGAATCACATTGCCATCACGTGTACGGAAGGTGATGAAGTTCTCTGAGAAGTCTTTTAGTGAGGTCATCAGGTTATCTTGCCAGTTTGCAATGTCTTCTGATACTTGCTGCTTCTCAACCGCTGCCGCTTCTGGTAGTAATGCATTTGCGAGAGGCAGTTTGTCTACTTGCTGTTGCAATGCCGTTAAACGCAATACTAGACCATCACGGTCAACTAGTGGCACAACACGTAGCTTAGTGATGTCGTTTGCCATTGCTTTACGCAGACCTACAAGGCTTGGATCGTTTAGCGCTGCAATACGCTGGTCTGCGCTTTCCATCAACTGAGTCGCGCTTTCTACATCATGCTCTAGAAACAGCTTACGACCAGCAAGTTTTACTAGATAGTCAGCTTCTGCTAACAACCAATCGTTTGGACGACGGCCTTTCACGTCGGCCACTGCTAATTGTAGGCTTTCAATACTTTTTCGCTGCTGACCAAGAACCACTTCAGCTTTGTGCGTTGCTGTCGTCGCTTTTTCAATAGTTTCTTCTTTTACTTGGTTTAGCTCTTGTTTCATTGCTGATTGAGCTTGCTCTAGTTGGCTTTGAAGCTGAGCGATCTGAGTTTGGTATTCAGATTGCTGTTCAAGCATTTTGTATGTCAGACCACCACCAAAAATAAGTGATAAGACGATAGCCACAGTACCCAGCTTCACGCCGCGTTTGCCTTGCTTCTCTTCAAATTCAACTTTGTTTGGTTCTGCTGGTTTGGTTGGTTCAGCAGGCTTTGAGTCTACCTTTTTAGGCTCAGATTCTTGTTTCGGCGTGTCTTTTTCAGCTAGCAGTGCCGATGCAGTTTGTTCGGAAAGGTTTTTATCGTTATTTTTTTGGTCGTTATTTTTACTTGTCATGCCTATATCCTGTGTAGCTAGGGCTGGAGAGCAGCCAGTAATTCTTGGTTGGATGCACTTCCTGTACATCTGACCTGAGAGAAGCCCCTTTGAATTGCGATGTCAGCGATGCGCTGACTGGGGATATACAACTCTTGTTGATTAAGCCAAACCAATTGTTCTGACGTCAATTGGCTGCACAAATAATCCAGTTGTTCACCACTGGTGACGATTATCTGGTCGATTTGTTGGGTTTTCCATAATGAGACACAGCTTACTGGATCGAATGGGATAAATTCTCTCTTATAAGTCTCACTATAGTGAACTTTTGCTCCGCGTCTCACCAATGCATCTTTAATCAGTTCCCGCCCCCCGTTGCCACGAAGGATTAGAACTGTTTGTTTTTCTACATTGTTTAGTTCGGGAAGTTGCAACAAGTGCTCACTATCACTGACTTGTGGATAGTGTACTTTCTGTTGTGTGCATTTGCTCAAATAGTGTGCTGTTTTTTGACCAACGGCAAGGTATACAGCTTGCTTGGGCCATGATTTAGCGTTGTTTTCTAAGATTTGCTCAGCGCACTGCACCGCATGTTGGCTAACTGCAATGATGATTTGGGCACTTTCGATGTATTTAGAGAGGAGTGTATCGCTAAGATCGGCAACAATGTCGATCAATGGATGATGGATTGCAGTTATGCCGTGCCTTTCGAGTAGAGAGCAAAGCGCTTTGCCTTGCTCTCCCGGCCGAGTGACCAACACTGCCATGGTTAGTCGTGGTCTGCGTACAGCTTGGTTAAGATTTCACGTGCGCCGTTTTCTAGCAGCTCATTCGCAAGTTGAACGCCCAATGCTTCGGCATCATTGCGGTGACCACGAATTTCACCACGCACAATTAGGCTTCCATCTGGTTCGCCAACCAGTGCGCGTAGCCAAATGTTGTCACCGTCAAGCAGTGAGTAACTGCCGATTGGCACCTGACAACCGCCTTCAAGGGTCAGGTTCATCGCACGCTCACAACGTACGCGATCTGCCGTATCTTGGTGGTTTAGTGGCTCAAGTAGTTTAAGTAGACGTTCGTCATCCACACGACACTCAATACCTACTGCACCTTGGCCTACCGCTGGCAGCGATTGCTCTGGCTCGATAAAGCTACGAATTCGCTCTTCTAGCTCAAGGCGCTTCAGACCTGCTGCGGCAAGAATGATTGCGTCATATTCCCCTGCATCTAGCTTACCTAGGCGAGTACCTACGTTGCCACGTAGTTCTTTGATAACTAGGTCTGGGCGGTATTCTTTTAGCTGACACTGACGACGCAGGCTACAAGTACCTACAACTGCGCCTTGTGGCAGCTCATCAATGTTGTTGTAAGTGTTAGAAACGAATGCATCGCGTGGGTCTTCACGTTCACAAATCGTCACCAAGCCAAGACCTTCAGGGAAGTCTACTGGTACATCTTTCATTGAGTGCACCGCAAGGTCCGCACGACCTTCAAGCATCGCCACTTCTAACTCTTTAACGAACAAGCCTTTACCACCAACTTTTGCTAGCGGCGTATCCAAAATGATGTCGCCTTTGGTCACCATAGTGACGAGTTCTACTTCAAGACCTGGATGAGCGGCTTGAAGTGCGTCTTTTACAAAGTGTGCTTGCCATAGAGCAAGAGGGCTTTTTCGAGTTGCAATGCGAATTGGCGTGGATTGTGTCATGGTCTTCTCAATGCTGTTTAAGTTTTGCTTAATCGTAACACTCAACGCGTGAAAATCTTAATGTTAGTTAGGCTTCTCTTGGTGTCATGAATGGAATTACATTGCATTATGGAAATAGTGTGACTGGATTCTCATTTAGACTAAGGACTATTATTAGTTAGAGGCGAATACGAGCGACACTACTGCGCTATCAATTTTGCGACTAGTGTGGGGTTTTGAAACCGCAACTATTTGCGGGTGGAAATCTTTACCAACTCTGATGAAAGTGTTAAATTGATCACGTTTTTAGACCTTTTTGGTTTAAAACATCAGCAGATTTTCGTGATTGTTCAACCAAGGAACTTCCCTTGCAGGCTTACACCCAAAAACTTATTCAGCGACTAGATAACCTGAACCAGCAACGGATCGACCGTGCGCTGGCGCTTATGGATTCGCAAAGCCAGCAAGTCTTCCACTTGATTCCTGCCTTGTTGAACTACAACCATCCTGTTATTCCCGGCTACTACGATGCTGACGTACCTTATGGTGTGTTTGGTTTAGAGCTGAACGAACTCCAACAACGATTCCTTGATGATACTCAACTGACGATTGGGCAAGCGCTTAAGACAGCAGAGCAACCTGCGATCTTAGGTTTGTACACTATGGGCAGTACCTCTTCTATTGGTCAAAGTACTTCAAGTGATTTGGATATTTGGGTGTGTATCTCACCGGAGATGGATAAAGACCAACGCGAGCTGCTGACCAACAAATGCTTGCTGATCACCGACTGGGCTCAAAGCCAAGGTGTGGAAGCGAACTTCTTCTTAATGGATGAAGAGCGTTTTCGTAGCAACCGTTCTGAAGAGATGACTGGCGATAACTGTGGTTCTTCTCAGCATTTATTATTGTTGGATGAATTCTACCGTTCTGCTGTACGTCTGGCTGGACAGCGTTTGTTGTGGCAAATAGTGCCACCAGAAATGGAAGAGTGTTACGACGAGTACGTTGCACAGCTTTGTAAAGATGGCTATATCAACTGTGATGAGTGGATCAACTTTGGTCAGCTTAACCGCATTCCTGCTGAAGAGTACTTCGGCTCGAACTTGTGGCAGCTGTATAAGAGTATCGATTCTCCTTACAAGTCGGTGTTGAAAGCGATCTTGCTTGAAGCTTACTCGTGGGAATACCCGCACACACAGCTTCTTAGCATCGACACTAAACGTCGCTTCTTTGCCCACGAGCCTGACTTGTACGGCATGGATGCATATTACTTGATGCTAGAGAAAGTAACGCGTTACCTAGAGAGAATTCAAGACGACACGCGCTTGGATTTAGTTCGTCGCTGTTTCTACCTTAAAACCCATGAAAAACTGTCTCGTGAACCTGATGTGGGTTCCGTGGCATGGCGCCGTGAAGCCTTAAGCGACATGATTGCGAAATGGCATTGGGATGAATCGGTACTGGCAGAGCTCGATGATCGCCGTAACTGGAAAGTCGAACAAGTGAAAGTAGTGCACCATTCGCTACTGGATGCTTTGATGCAAAGCTACCGTAACTTGATTCAGTTTGCGCGTCGAAACGATATTACCTCTGCGATCAGCCCGCAAGATATCAGCATTCTCGCGCGTAAGCTGTACGCGGCATTTGAAGTACTGCCGGGCAAAGTTACCTTGCTTAATCCGCAGATCTCGCCAGATTTGCACGAACCTGACTTGAGCTTCATTGAAGTAAAAGAGGGCGGGGTAAACAAGTCAGGTTGGTACTTATACAAGCAGCCTTTGATTGCACACCGTATTCTTGGTCAGCCTTGCCTTGAGCACCATGAGTATTTGAGTAAGTTGGTTTCTTGGGCGTTCTTCAACGGTTTAATTACCGAGTCAACGCGTTTGCACGCGGTGGTGCGTGAGGCGCAGTTAGACATCGATAAGTTCTACCAAATGGTGAGTGACCTACGTAACACCTTCTCGTTACGCAAGCGTCGCCCAACCATGCAAGCGTTGGGTAGTCCGTGTGAAATTAGTCAGATGGCGATGTTCATCAACTTTGAAAATGACCCAACGGCAGAGCTGTCTGGTCGCTCACTCAAAGTGGATGTGAAGAACACCGATATCTTCAGCTTTGGTCCTGAACAAATTAACTTGGTCGGCAGTGTTGATTTAGTTTATCGCAACTCATGGCACGAAGTGCGTACACTGCACTTCAAAGGTGAAACCGCGATGTTGGATGCATTGAAGACCATTCTTGGCAAAATGCACCAAGACGCGATTCCGCCAGAATCGGTGGATGTATTCTGTTACGCGAAGAACATGCGTGGCGTGATGCGTAATATGGTTTACCAACTGTTAGCTGAGTGTATCGACTTGCGTTTGAAGCCTGTTGAGCAAGAGAAACGCCGTCGCTTTAAAGCCATACGTCTTGCCAACCAAACTTATGGTTTGTTCTTTGAGCGTCGTGGCGTATCGGTTCAGAAACTCGAGAACTCAGTTGATTTCTACCGCAGCATTTCAACCAACAAGCTAAAAGGTTCGCCGTTGTTGATGCTGGATCGTGAGCAAGAGTACCAACTACCAGAAGTCGTGGATGGCTTTGCGAGTGAAGGTTTAGTGCAGTTCTTCTTTGAAGACACTGACGATGGTTTCAACATCTACGTATTAGATGAGTCAAACCAAGTTGAGGTTTACCACCAATTCAGTGGTTCGAAAGATGAAATGATTGCGTCAGTGAACAGCTTCTACACCTCGGTAAAAGATGACAGTCGTGTATCGTCAAAGTTTATTAACTTTAATTTGCCGCAGTACTACCAAATCATTCATCCGGAAGAAGGGAATACCTACATTATTCCTTACCGTAATGATGGCTGTACGCCAACTCGTCCAACCAAAGCGGTAAATGCGTAAAACGAATAATAAAAAAGAGCACCTCGGTGCTCTCAGACTGCTGACAAAGGTCTAGCCATCAGGCTAGACCTTTGATCTAATAGGGGTATCGAAAAGTGGATACTCCAATATGCTACAAGATCCTTCTCCTCAACAATACGAATTTGAAATGGTGACGATGGAGCAGTTAGTTCCTAAAGACCATTTAGTCCGCAAAATTGATAAAGCCATAGACTTCGAATTTATCCGGGACCAAGTCGCTCACCTCTATTGTCAAGATAACGGTCGACCACCTGTTGACCCTGTTCGACTTTTCAAAATCATTTTTATTGGCTACCTCTTCGGAATCAAAAGCGAGCGACAGCTCGTTAAAGAGATTGAAGTCAATGTAGCCTATCGTTGGTTCTTGCGCATGTCGTTAACGGAGAAGGTTATCCATGCTTCAACACTGAGCCAAAACCGTATTCGCCGCTTCAATAATACCGACGTATTCGAACGTATCTTTATCAACATCGTTGAGCAGGCTATGGCCAAAGGCTTGGTCGCTGGGCAGCAACTCTTTACCGACAGCACTCACCTCAAAGCAAACGCTAACAAAAATAAACACACCAATGAGGTCAGAGACGTTCGAGCCAGTGCTTACCTCGACATGCTTGATGAAGACGTTGCATTAGACCGAGAACGAGAAGGAAAGAAGTCGCTTAAGGCACGAGTATCCGAGCCTAAAACAAAGAATACGAAAGTCAGTACTACAGACCCAGAAAGTGGTTTTATGACGAGAGACAATAAACCACAAGGCTTCTTCTACCTTGACCATCGTACCGTCGATGGTCTGCATGGGATCATAGTGGACACTCATGCGACGGCAGGTAATATCAATGACTCTCAACCCTATATTGAACGACTGGACTACACGCTAGAGCAGTTCAACCTTAACCCTATAGCTGTTGGTCTCGATGCCGGCTATTTTACCGCTCCCGTGGCAGAGTCATTAGAGCGCCGAAATATCTTAGGTGTGTTC from Vibrio hyugaensis includes:
- a CDS encoding heme biosynthesis protein HemY, whose translation is MVRLIFLFVVLGAGLFVGTQFSGQQGYVLISIANKTIEMSVTTLVIFVIAALAALFLLEYVVKKLVYASSSTWNYFSVRKMRRSRRYTNEGIIKLLEGDWKGAEKKVTRWANHHDMPLLCYLVASEAAQGQGDKTKRDQYLELASQQENAHLAVELTRAKQFIRDNEFESAFDTLQALKGQYANNSIVLNLQKTTYMQLKLWQSLIDLMPQLSKAKLITEEEQAELIQKAQCGLLHEVAQQQGSEGLISHWNSLPRKVKQDAHLIGCFAHELISRKADTEAFTVIKEALKKSPTPDLYQLLPELNLPDSHPVIVFLEGVLKREPENAAAQSALAHFFFRQEKWQEAQEHFEVALKLRSDVSDYAYLADTLEKQNLTKAAHEVSRKALTLVQNN
- a CDS encoding uroporphyrinogen-III C-methyltransferase; the encoded protein is MTSKNNDQKNNDKNLSEQTASALLAEKDTPKQESEPKKVDSKPAEPTKPAEPNKVEFEEKQGKRGVKLGTVAIVLSLIFGGGLTYKMLEQQSEYQTQIAQLQSQLEQAQSAMKQELNQVKEETIEKATTATHKAEVVLGQQRKSIESLQLAVADVKGRRPNDWLLAEADYLVKLAGRKLFLEHDVESATQLMESADQRIAALNDPSLVGLRKAMANDITKLRVVPLVDRDGLVLRLTALQQQVDKLPLANALLPEAAAVEKQQVSEDIANWQDNLMTSLKDFSENFITFRTRDGNVIPLLSPQQHFYLKENIKAKIETAIKSVYQEQGEIYTTSLETADKWAMAFFNQDDNSVKEFNKSLSQLSKQDIEVEYPAKLESQNQLSDVIRERLRREVTTMTGTEDK
- a CDS encoding uroporphyrinogen-III synthase, which translates into the protein MAVLVTRPGEQGKALCSLLERHGITAIHHPLIDIVADLSDTLLSKYIESAQIIIAVSQHAVQCAEQILENNAKSWPKQAVYLAVGQKTAHYLSKCTQQKVHYPQVSDSEHLLQLPELNNVEKQTVLILRGNGGRELIKDALVRRGAKVHYSETYKREFIPFDPVSCVSLWKTQQIDQIIVTSGEQLDYLCSQLTSEQLVWLNQQELYIPSQRIADIAIQRGFSQVRCTGSASNQELLAALQP
- the hemC gene encoding hydroxymethylbilane synthase, which produces MTQSTPIRIATRKSPLALWQAHFVKDALQAAHPGLEVELVTMVTKGDIILDTPLAKVGGKGLFVKELEVAMLEGRADLAVHSMKDVPVDFPEGLGLVTICEREDPRDAFVSNTYNNIDELPQGAVVGTCSLRRQCQLKEYRPDLVIKELRGNVGTRLGKLDAGEYDAIILAAAGLKRLELEERIRSFIEPEQSLPAVGQGAVGIECRVDDERLLKLLEPLNHQDTADRVRCERAMNLTLEGGCQVPIGSYSLLDGDNIWLRALVGEPDGSLIVRGEIRGHRNDAEALGVQLANELLENGAREILTKLYADHD
- a CDS encoding class I adenylate cyclase; its protein translation is MQAYTQKLIQRLDNLNQQRIDRALALMDSQSQQVFHLIPALLNYNHPVIPGYYDADVPYGVFGLELNELQQRFLDDTQLTIGQALKTAEQPAILGLYTMGSTSSIGQSTSSDLDIWVCISPEMDKDQRELLTNKCLLITDWAQSQGVEANFFLMDEERFRSNRSEEMTGDNCGSSQHLLLLDEFYRSAVRLAGQRLLWQIVPPEMEECYDEYVAQLCKDGYINCDEWINFGQLNRIPAEEYFGSNLWQLYKSIDSPYKSVLKAILLEAYSWEYPHTQLLSIDTKRRFFAHEPDLYGMDAYYLMLEKVTRYLERIQDDTRLDLVRRCFYLKTHEKLSREPDVGSVAWRREALSDMIAKWHWDESVLAELDDRRNWKVEQVKVVHHSLLDALMQSYRNLIQFARRNDITSAISPQDISILARKLYAAFEVLPGKVTLLNPQISPDLHEPDLSFIEVKEGGVNKSGWYLYKQPLIAHRILGQPCLEHHEYLSKLVSWAFFNGLITESTRLHAVVREAQLDIDKFYQMVSDLRNTFSLRKRRPTMQALGSPCEISQMAMFINFENDPTAELSGRSLKVDVKNTDIFSFGPEQINLVGSVDLVYRNSWHEVRTLHFKGETAMLDALKTILGKMHQDAIPPESVDVFCYAKNMRGVMRNMVYQLLAECIDLRLKPVEQEKRRRFKAIRLANQTYGLFFERRGVSVQKLENSVDFYRSISTNKLKGSPLLMLDREQEYQLPEVVDGFASEGLVQFFFEDTDDGFNIYVLDESNQVEVYHQFSGSKDEMIASVNSFYTSVKDDSRVSSKFINFNLPQYYQIIHPEEGNTYIIPYRNDGCTPTRPTKAVNA